From a single Azospirillum fermentarium genomic region:
- a CDS encoding MFS transporter — translation MTASSSALQTFAPAVAGRARWAVTALFFIHGGVFGTWAAQIPLVKDRLGLSPEVLGTALLCLAIGALAAMTGAGALSHRVGSATLVRISGVLFCLFLPLPALVPGLGTLVAALFLLGAAGGVMDVAMNTHGAQVESALGRPIMSSLHGMWSLGGLAGAGAGGALLTVLPPLAQVTVMAGFLLAVLLVAQAWLLPVRSTPAARDTGGPWRPGPGTVLLGVLTMLAFMSEGAVLDWSAIYLRDELGGMAGLAGLGFAAFCGTMALGRFLGDGLRRRYGGLTLLRAGGLLAAAGLGLALLMPHPVPAAAAFAIAGLGLSNVVPVLLSAAGRRGPAEAPRAIATVATLGYVGVLVGPALFGYVAGWLSIAAAFAMIAVLCVTVTLLARATAPWVGESAS, via the coding sequence ATGACAGCCTCTTCCTCTGCGCTCCAGACGTTTGCCCCGGCGGTGGCCGGGCGGGCGCGCTGGGCGGTGACCGCCCTGTTCTTCATCCATGGCGGTGTCTTCGGCACCTGGGCCGCGCAGATTCCGTTGGTCAAGGACCGCCTGGGCCTGTCGCCGGAGGTGCTGGGGACGGCGTTGCTGTGTCTGGCCATCGGCGCGCTGGCGGCCATGACCGGGGCCGGGGCGCTGAGCCACCGGGTGGGCAGCGCCACGCTGGTGCGGATCAGCGGCGTGCTGTTCTGCCTGTTCCTGCCGCTGCCGGCGCTGGTGCCGGGGCTGGGCACGCTGGTGGCCGCGCTGTTCCTGCTGGGGGCCGCGGGCGGGGTGATGGATGTCGCCATGAACACCCACGGCGCGCAGGTGGAAAGCGCGCTCGGCCGCCCCATCATGTCGTCGCTGCACGGCATGTGGAGCCTGGGCGGGCTGGCCGGAGCCGGGGCCGGGGGGGCGCTGCTGACGGTGCTGCCGCCGCTGGCGCAGGTGACGGTGATGGCCGGGTTTCTGCTGGCCGTGCTGCTGGTGGCGCAGGCGTGGCTGCTGCCGGTGCGCTCCACCCCCGCGGCACGGGACACCGGGGGACCGTGGCGCCCGGGGCCGGGCACGGTGCTGCTGGGCGTGCTGACCATGCTGGCCTTCATGAGCGAGGGGGCGGTGCTGGACTGGAGCGCCATCTACCTGCGCGACGAGTTGGGCGGGATGGCCGGCTTGGCCGGGCTGGGCTTTGCGGCGTTCTGCGGCACCATGGCGCTGGGGCGGTTTCTGGGCGACGGGCTGCGGCGGCGCTACGGCGGGCTGACCCTGCTGCGGGCCGGCGGGCTGCTGGCGGCGGCGGGGCTGGGGCTGGCGCTGCTGATGCCGCACCCGGTGCCGGCGGCGGCGGCCTTCGCCATCGCCGGGCTGGGGCTGTCCAACGTGGTGCCGGTGCTGCTGAGCGCTGCCGGGCGCCGCGGCCCGGCGGAAGCGCCGCGGGCCATCGCCACCGTCGCCACCCTGGGCTATGTGGGGGTGCTGGTGGGGCCGGCGCTGTTCGGCTATGTGGCCGGCTGGCTGTCCATCGCCGCCGCCTTTGCCATGATCGCCGTTCTGTGCGTCACCGTCACCCTGCTGGCCCGCGCCACGGCGCCGTGGGTGGGGGAATCGGCCTCCTAG
- a CDS encoding lipid A deacylase LpxR family protein has translation MIPCRAAATLSALILGTFPAHAAEPPPRAEDTAAAIGFVYENDIFANADRHYTNGVQAFYSPPESSTPGWITDAAEAFPLLDPAGHKRVVFSLGQKMYTPADISRPVPDPRDQPYAGFLYTDIGVLSETADRLDRLNLTLGVVGPWAFARQTQIFVHHQTHSTIPKGWSHQLRNEPAVMLSYERAWRRLYEASPFGLGFDVTPRLGASVGNVATLAAAGVTVRLGVDLPQDYGPPRISPAIQGTSAFVPGRDFGWYLFAGAEGRAVARNIFLDGNSFRGGPSVSRRPWVGDLQAGLAVTVGGVRLAYTHIFRTKQFDGQPRADQFGSLSLSTRF, from the coding sequence ATGATTCCGTGCAGAGCCGCCGCCACCCTGTCCGCCCTGATTCTGGGGACGTTTCCGGCCCACGCCGCCGAGCCGCCGCCGCGGGCCGAGGACACCGCCGCCGCCATCGGCTTCGTCTATGAAAACGACATCTTCGCCAACGCCGACCGCCACTACACCAACGGGGTGCAGGCGTTCTATTCCCCGCCGGAAAGCAGCACGCCGGGCTGGATCACCGATGCGGCGGAAGCCTTCCCCCTGCTCGACCCGGCGGGACACAAGCGGGTGGTCTTCTCCCTGGGGCAAAAGATGTACACCCCCGCCGACATCAGCCGCCCGGTGCCCGATCCCCGCGACCAGCCCTATGCCGGGTTTCTCTATACCGACATCGGCGTGCTGTCGGAAACGGCGGACCGGCTGGACCGGCTGAACCTGACGCTGGGGGTGGTGGGGCCGTGGGCCTTTGCCAGGCAGACGCAGATCTTCGTCCACCACCAGACCCACTCCACCATCCCCAAGGGCTGGAGCCATCAGCTCCGCAACGAACCGGCGGTGATGCTGAGCTATGAGCGGGCGTGGCGCCGGCTGTACGAGGCATCGCCCTTCGGGCTGGGGTTCGACGTGACGCCGCGGCTGGGGGCCAGTGTCGGCAACGTCGCCACCCTGGCCGCCGCCGGGGTGACGGTGCGGCTGGGCGTCGATCTTCCACAAGACTACGGGCCGCCGCGCATCAGCCCGGCCATCCAGGGCACCAGCGCCTTCGTTCCCGGACGGGATTTCGGCTGGTACCTGTTCGCCGGGGCCGAGGGGCGGGCGGTGGCGCGCAACATCTTCCTGGACGGCAACAGCTTCCGCGGCGGGCCGTCGGTCAGCCGCCGCCCCTGGGTGGGCGACCTTCAGGCCGGGCTGGCGGTGACGGTGGGCGGGGTGCGGCTGGCCTACACCCACATCTTCCGCACGAAACAGTTCGACGGCCAGCCGCGGGCGGACCAGTTCGGGTCGCTGTCGCTCTCCACACGCTTTTAA
- a CDS encoding YifB family Mg chelatase-like AAA ATPase, translating to MVARVNTVAFQGIEVLDINVQVQMSAGIVAFTLVGLPDKAVAESRERVRAALHALGLSLPAKRITVNLAPADVLKEGSHFDLPIALGLLTVMGVLPDLEIARYCALGELALDGALTPVAGVLPAAINALARDRGLICPEPCGGEAAWAGDGLEVLAPASLLALINHFKGTQVLSPPRPKLQEEPAAPPDLRDIKGQESAKRVLEIAAAGAHNLLMMGPPGSGKSMLAARLPGLLPPLSPAEALEVSMIHSVAGLLEDGRLLRRRPFRAPHHSASLPSLVGGGTRAKPGEISLAHMGVLFLDELPEFPRATLESLRQPIETGRVMVSRANAHVTYPARAQVVAAMNPCRCGHLDDPALACSRAPKCAADYQSKISGPLFDRIDLHIDVPAVSPADLSLAPPAEGSAEVAARVLRARMIQTDRYASVPDQDGRPVRTNADADGEVLERVASPDTAGRTLLTEAAERLKLSARGYHRMMRVARTLADLDGGGPVRRVHVAEALSYRRMAPGR from the coding sequence GTGGTTGCGCGCGTCAACACGGTGGCGTTCCAGGGGATCGAGGTTCTGGACATCAACGTCCAGGTGCAGATGTCGGCGGGCATCGTCGCCTTCACCCTGGTGGGGCTGCCCGACAAGGCGGTGGCGGAAAGCCGGGAGCGGGTGCGCGCCGCCCTCCACGCGCTGGGGCTGTCGCTGCCGGCCAAGCGCATCACCGTCAACCTCGCCCCCGCCGACGTGCTGAAGGAAGGGTCGCATTTCGACCTGCCCATCGCCTTGGGCCTGCTGACCGTCATGGGGGTGCTGCCGGATCTGGAGATCGCGCGCTATTGCGCGCTGGGCGAACTGGCGCTGGACGGGGCCTTGACGCCCGTGGCCGGCGTGCTGCCGGCGGCGATCAACGCGCTGGCCCGCGACCGCGGCCTGATCTGCCCCGAGCCGTGCGGGGGAGAGGCGGCGTGGGCCGGTGACGGGCTGGAGGTGCTGGCCCCCGCCTCGCTCCTGGCGCTCATCAACCATTTCAAGGGCACGCAGGTGCTGAGCCCCCCGCGCCCGAAGCTGCAGGAGGAGCCGGCGGCGCCGCCCGACCTGCGCGACATCAAGGGGCAGGAAAGCGCCAAGCGCGTGCTGGAGATCGCCGCTGCAGGCGCCCATAACCTGCTGATGATGGGGCCGCCGGGATCGGGCAAATCCATGCTGGCCGCCCGCCTGCCCGGCCTGCTGCCGCCCCTGTCACCGGCGGAGGCGCTGGAGGTGTCGATGATCCACAGCGTCGCCGGGCTGCTGGAGGATGGCCGGCTGCTGCGCCGTCGCCCCTTCCGGGCACCCCACCATTCCGCCAGCCTGCCGTCGCTGGTGGGCGGGGGCACGCGGGCCAAGCCGGGGGAAATCTCGCTCGCCCACATGGGCGTGCTGTTTCTGGACGAATTGCCGGAATTTCCCCGCGCCACGCTGGAATCCCTGCGCCAGCCCATCGAGACGGGCCGGGTGATGGTGTCGCGGGCCAACGCACACGTGACATATCCCGCCCGCGCCCAGGTGGTGGCGGCCATGAACCCCTGCCGCTGCGGCCATCTGGACGACCCGGCGCTGGCCTGTTCCCGCGCGCCCAAATGCGCCGCGGACTATCAGTCGAAGATCAGCGGGCCGCTGTTCGACCGCATCGACCTGCACATCGACGTACCGGCGGTCAGCCCCGCCGACCTCAGCCTGGCCCCGCCCGCGGAAGGATCGGCGGAGGTGGCGGCGCGGGTGCTGCGCGCCCGCATGATCCAGACCGACCGTTACGCATCCGTCCCGGATCAGGACGGGCGGCCCGTGCGCACCAACGCCGACGCCGACGGCGAAGTGCTGGAGCGCGTGGCATCCCCCGACACGGCGGGCCGCACCCTGCTGACCGAGGCGGCGGAGCGGCTGAAGCTGTCGGCGCGCGGCTATCACCGCATGATGCGGGTGGCCCGCACCCTGGCCGATCTGGACGGCGGCGGCCCCGTGCGCCGCGTGCATGTGGCCGAGGCGCTGAGCTACCGCCGCATGGCGCCGGGACGGTGA
- a CDS encoding response regulator, which produces MSVSAVGPIIIVDDDPFIVEGLGMVLGAWGYSVVRALSMEALETALTGLETAPSLLITDHFLPGGRTGADVLARVRAHSGAHIPAILLTGDGAPERVSEAASAGFRLMIKPVSPAPLRAVVEELILRA; this is translated from the coding sequence ATGTCCGTATCCGCCGTTGGCCCTATCATCATCGTTGACGACGACCCCTTCATCGTCGAAGGGCTGGGCATGGTCCTTGGCGCCTGGGGGTACAGCGTCGTCCGCGCCCTGTCGATGGAGGCGCTGGAAACCGCGCTGACCGGGCTGGAGACGGCCCCGTCCCTGCTCATCACCGATCATTTCCTGCCCGGCGGGCGCACCGGGGCCGACGTGCTGGCCCGCGTGCGTGCCCACAGCGGCGCCCACATCCCCGCCATCCTGCTGACCGGCGACGGCGCCCCCGAACGGGTGAGCGAAGCGGCCAGCGCCGGCTTCCGCCTGATGATCAAGCCCGTGTCCCCCGCCCCGCTGCGGGCGGTGGTGGAAGAACTCATCCTGCGGGCGTAA
- the pheT gene encoding phenylalanine--tRNA ligase subunit beta, with amino-acid sequence MKFTLSWLKEHLETDAPLDEISRRLTMLGLEVEGIEDRAKALAPFRIAHVVSAEKHPDADKLRVCMVDTGDGGAPLQVVCGAPNARAGIKVCFAPVGTTVPASGMVLKKGVIRGVESNGMMCSERELELSDEHNGIIELPEDAPVGASFADYMGLGDPVIDIALTPDRADCAGVRGVARDLAAAGLGTLKPLAADPVPGTFPSPITVTTETPGCPYYVGRSFRGVTNGPSPKWLQDKLRAIGLRPISALVDITNLVTFDVARPLHAFDAGKVTGNIVVRMGREGESLKALNGKEYAIDDTMVVIADGAGPEALGGIIGGEPSGCTEETTAVFLEAALFDPLRVASTGRRLGIDSDARYRLERGVDPEAVVAGIEMASRLILELCGGEASELVFAGAVPEWRRTITLRPTRLKALGGIDLPVADQVRILSDLGCTLTESADGTFAVVPPSWRADIHGEADLVEEILRVHGYDAIPTTPMDRAGTVTKPAVDARQRRTVTARRALAARGLSEAVTWSFLSTEVAGLFGAAHDGLVLVNPISSDLTVMRPSVLPNLIQAAGRNSDRGFADVGLFEVGPAYRTPEPDGQDQIAGGVRAGKAVPRHWAEKERAVDAYDAKADALAVLEAAGAPAGNLQITTDAPGWYHPGRSGTLRLGPTVLGWFGEVHPSILESLKVKGPVVAFEVFLDKVPAPKKKGGTAKPLLTLSAFQPVERDFAFVVDRGVEADRIVRAVKGADKALITGVGVFDIYEGTGVGEGRKSVGINVTLQPTAATLTEPEIDAIGQKIVAAVVKATGGSLRA; translated from the coding sequence ATGAAGTTCACGCTGTCCTGGCTGAAAGAGCATCTGGAAACCGATGCGCCGCTGGACGAGATTTCCCGCCGCCTGACCATGCTGGGGCTGGAGGTGGAAGGGATCGAGGACCGGGCGAAGGCGCTGGCCCCCTTCCGCATCGCCCATGTGGTGTCGGCGGAAAAGCACCCCGACGCCGACAAGCTGCGCGTCTGCATGGTGGACACCGGCGACGGTGGTGCGCCGTTGCAGGTGGTGTGCGGCGCCCCCAACGCGCGGGCCGGCATCAAGGTGTGCTTCGCCCCCGTGGGCACCACCGTGCCGGCTTCGGGCATGGTGCTGAAGAAGGGCGTCATCCGCGGCGTCGAATCCAACGGCATGATGTGCTCCGAGCGCGAGCTTGAGCTGTCCGACGAGCACAACGGCATCATCGAACTGCCCGAGGACGCGCCGGTCGGCGCCTCCTTCGCCGACTACATGGGGCTGGGCGACCCGGTGATCGACATCGCGCTGACCCCCGACCGCGCCGATTGCGCCGGGGTGCGTGGTGTGGCCCGCGATCTGGCCGCCGCCGGGCTGGGCACGCTGAAGCCGCTGGCCGCCGATCCGGTGCCGGGCACCTTCCCGTCGCCGATCACCGTCACCACCGAAACGCCGGGCTGCCCGTACTATGTCGGGCGCAGCTTCCGCGGCGTGACGAACGGCCCGAGCCCGAAGTGGCTGCAGGACAAGCTGCGCGCCATCGGCCTGCGCCCCATCTCGGCGCTGGTGGACATCACCAATCTGGTGACCTTCGACGTGGCCCGCCCGCTGCACGCCTTCGACGCCGGCAAGGTGACCGGCAACATCGTGGTCCGCATGGGCCGTGAGGGCGAATCGCTGAAGGCGCTGAACGGCAAGGAATACGCCATCGACGACACCATGGTGGTGATCGCCGACGGCGCCGGGCCGGAAGCGCTGGGCGGCATCATCGGCGGCGAGCCGTCGGGCTGCACCGAGGAGACCACCGCGGTGTTCCTGGAAGCGGCGCTGTTCGACCCGCTGCGCGTCGCCTCCACCGGGCGGCGGCTGGGCATCGATTCGGATGCGCGCTACCGTCTGGAACGCGGGGTCGATCCCGAAGCGGTGGTCGCGGGCATCGAGATGGCGTCCCGCCTGATCCTGGAGCTGTGCGGCGGCGAGGCGTCGGAGCTGGTGTTCGCCGGGGCGGTGCCGGAATGGCGGCGCACCATCACCCTGCGTCCCACCCGCCTGAAGGCGCTGGGCGGCATCGACCTGCCCGTGGCCGATCAGGTGCGCATCCTGTCGGACCTGGGCTGCACCCTGACCGAGAGCGCCGACGGCACCTTCGCCGTGGTGCCGCCGTCGTGGCGCGCCGACATCCATGGCGAAGCGGATCTGGTGGAAGAGATCCTGCGCGTCCACGGCTACGATGCCATCCCCACCACGCCCATGGACCGGGCCGGCACGGTGACCAAGCCGGCGGTGGACGCGCGCCAGCGCCGCACCGTCACCGCCCGCCGGGCGCTGGCCGCCCGCGGTCTGTCGGAAGCGGTCACGTGGTCGTTCCTGTCCACCGAGGTGGCGGGGCTGTTCGGGGCCGCCCATGACGGGCTGGTGCTGGTCAACCCCATCTCCAGCGATCTGACGGTCATGCGCCCGTCGGTGCTGCCCAACCTGATCCAGGCGGCGGGCCGCAATTCCGACCGCGGCTTTGCCGACGTCGGCCTGTTCGAGGTCGGCCCGGCCTACCGCACGCCGGAACCGGACGGGCAGGACCAGATCGCCGGCGGTGTCCGCGCCGGCAAGGCGGTACCGCGCCACTGGGCGGAAAAAGAGCGCGCCGTCGATGCCTACGATGCCAAGGCCGACGCTCTGGCGGTGTTGGAGGCGGCGGGGGCGCCCGCCGGCAACCTGCAGATCACCACCGACGCGCCGGGCTGGTACCATCCGGGCCGGTCGGGCACCCTGCGCCTCGGCCCCACGGTTCTGGGCTGGTTCGGCGAGGTCCACCCGTCGATTCTGGAGTCGCTGAAGGTCAAGGGGCCGGTGGTGGCCTTCGAGGTCTTCCTCGACAAGGTGCCGGCGCCCAAGAAGAAGGGCGGGACGGCCAAACCGCTGCTCACCCTCTCGGCCTTCCAGCCGGTGGAACGCGACTTCGCCTTCGTGGTGGACCGCGGGGTTGAGGCCGACCGCATCGTCCGCGCGGTGAAGGGGGCCGACAAGGCGCTGATCACCGGCGTCGGCGTCTTCGACATCTACGAAGGCACCGGGGTGGGCGAGGGCCGCAAGTCGGTGGGCATCAACGTCACGCTTCAGCCCACCGCCGCCACCCTGACCGAGCCGGAGATCGACGCCATCGGGCAGAAGATCGTCGCCGCGGTGGTGAAGGCGACGGGCGGCAGCCTGCGTGCTTAG